Proteins co-encoded in one Candidatus Nitrosocosmicus arcticus genomic window:
- a CDS encoding Rieske 2Fe-2S domain-containing protein, producing the protein MTSTQKWVDVSQFLKLKKGEMDEFDHEDKKIMILNLNGEFCASDRICTHAYVDLTGGILNESERTVTCPLHLSSFDLKSGSALNLPAEKPLEVYLIKREKNKLLILI; encoded by the coding sequence TTGACAAGCACACAAAAATGGGTAGATGTTTCCCAATTTCTCAAATTAAAGAAAGGGGAAATGGACGAGTTTGATCATGAAGACAAAAAAATCATGATATTGAACCTAAACGGCGAATTTTGCGCCTCGGATCGTATTTGTACTCATGCATACGTTGACCTGACTGGTGGTATTTTGAATGAATCTGAAAGAACTGTAACATGTCCGTTACATTTATCGTCATTTGATTTAAAAAGTGGTAGTGCATTGAACCTGCCTGCAGAAAAACCACTTGAGGTTTATCTGATAAAAAGGGAAAAAAACAAGCTGTTAATTTTGATATAA